A stretch of DNA from Gemmatimonadota bacterium:
CTTGTTGATAGGTGTCTTGATCACGTTCTAATTCTTGTTCTGACATGCTCCTATCCCACTTCTTTAGAGTGGATCTCGCGATTTGATATACCCTAATCCTGATCGGCCATAAACCCCCTTTTCATGTTTTCACTGCGAAGTCCAGAAAGGGTAAACTTGTTGCTTTTCAACCTGTTGCACGGACCGCAAAGCAGTACACGATTAGAAATGTGATTCAAACCACCATCGGATCGTGGTGTGTTATGGTCCAACTCAAGGTAACGAGGATCATCGAACACACGGTCGCATCCCTGACACTTAGGGCCCTTTTGATCCAACAGGTGTTCATACATTTGATGGCGCGTATACTTAGGTCCTTCTGGTTCTTTAACCATCACCTTCGGACGAAGGTATGGTACGGCGGTTTCTCCATCGTCAGTCCGTTCAGGGAGTTCGCTGGTAAACGTCAAATCACCATGCAGGGGCATTACGCCCTGACCCTTCCCACCTTGTGGTTGGCTGCCGCCGAGCAATCCTTCCTGCTGCAATCGGTTTACAACAACCTCTGACGATTTTTCCCACAGGTCGATACCTACCCACTTCCGACCCAGTTTTTCGGCAGCAACAAGGGTTGTGGCACAACCTGCGAATGGATCCAAAACTACATCGTCTTCCTTACTAGATGCCTCAATTATGCGCCCGTACAGATTAAGAGGTTTCTGGGTAGGGTAGCCTGTGCGTTCCTTAGACGACGTGTTGATAATAGGGAAAAACCATTCAGCACTTACTGCTTTTCCTTTAGATACAACCTCGTCAAGATAGATGCGATATTCGTGGCTTTTGCCTTTTCCTGCATGGCCCCATATCCAATCTCGTCCTTCGTTATCTGTATGGACTTTTTGTTTTTTCATCTTTAGATAATCGTTTTTGTCGATAGGTTCGGTAATAGGATTAATTTTGTGTTTGTTTGATTTGCTGTAGAACAATATCAAATCATGTTTCGAGTTAAACCTCTTTTTCCCCACCATAAGCCTTCCCGTGTACATCCACGCAATCTCGTTTCGGAAATTAGCACGACCAAAAACCGCATCCATCAATTCCTTCAAGTAGTGGCTAGCGGCAGGGTCGCAATGAAGGTATATCGAACCTGTTGGTTTTAACAATCGACGCATCGCGATAAGGCGCACAGCCATGAAACACAAAAATGCGCCCATGTCATCTCCGTAACTGGAGCGAGAACCCTGTATGACGTGCATTACGTGAGGGTAATCATCCGATATTTGATCCACCCATTCCTCATGAACATCCTGTTCCCACGACCAACGATCTTGAAACTTGGCGCCGTCCGCGAGCGAGTCAGGCGTAGCATGAAAATCCCGTCCCTTGTTAAAGGGCGGATCGGTCGCAATCAAATCCACTGATTCGGAGTTCATGGCACGCATGAATTTCAAATTATCTCCGTGGAAGAGTGTGCGGTTATCCCAGTTAGGCGTTCCCAATTTTAAAACTCCTTATGCTACTAGATCGTTATATTACAATCACATACCACCTATTACTACATCAGTCAGTCACATTCGGTCCACAGTTCCCAGTAACCTGGCGTTGTGCCGAAATTCGATTTTGTCTGTATGCAGCCCCGAGTGCTTAACGCTCCGTGGTGATAGATATCGTGATACCTA
This window harbors:
- a CDS encoding DNA methyltransferase produces the protein MGTPNWDNRTLFHGDNLKFMRAMNSESVDLIATDPPFNKGRDFHATPDSLADGAKFQDRWSWEQDVHEEWVDQISDDYPHVMHVIQGSRSSYGDDMGAFLCFMAVRLIAMRRLLKPTGSIYLHCDPAASHYLKELMDAVFGRANFRNEIAWMYTGRLMVGKKRFNSKHDLILFYSKSNKHKINPITEPIDKNDYLKMKKQKVHTDNEGRDWIWGHAGKGKSHEYRIYLDEVVSKGKAVSAEWFFPIINTSSKERTGYPTQKPLNLYGRIIEASSKEDDVVLDPFAGCATTLVAAEKLGRKWVGIDLWEKSSEVVVNRLQQEGLLGGSQPQGGKGQGVMPLHGDLTFTSELPERTDDGETAVPYLRPKVMVKEPEGPKYTRHQMYEHLLDQKGPKCQGCDRVFDDPRYLELDHNTPRSDGGLNHISNRVLLCGPCNRLKSNKFTLSGLRSENMKRGFMADQD